A region from the Bacillus thuringiensis genome encodes:
- a CDS encoding Tn3 family transposase, whose translation MKIARGRELLTPEQRQSLMQIPEDEWVLGTYYTFSKRDLEIINKRRREENRLGFAVQLAILRYPGWPYTHIKSISDSVIYYISKQIGSTPSSLSLYPQRENTLWDHLKEIRNEYDFVTFTLKEYRMTFKHLHQLALENGDAIHLLHKCIDFLRKNKIILPAITTLERMVWEARAMAEKKLFNTVSQSLSNTQKEKLEEIITSQYPSESNKTILGWLKEPQTHPSPETFLKLIERLEYIRGMELETVQISHLHRNRLLQLSRLGSRYEPYAFRDFQENKRYSILTVYLLHLTQELTDKAFEIHDRQILSLLSKGRKAQEEIQKQNGKKLNEKIIHFTNIGQALIKAKQEKLDAFEVLESIIEWNSFVSSVEEAQELARPADYDYLDLLQKRFYSLRKYTPTLLRVLEFHSTKANEPLLQAVEIIRGMNESGKRKVPDESPVDFISKRWKKHLYEDDGTTINRHYYEMAVLTELREHVRAGDVSIVGSRQYRDFEEYLFSEDTWNQTKENTRLSVSLTFEDYMTERNNSLNERLKWIATNFNKLDGVSFEKGKLSLARLEKDVPEEAKKFSACLYQMLPRIKLTDLLMDVAHLTGFHEQFTHASNSRKPDKEETIIIMAALLGMGMNIGLSKMAEATPGLTYKQLANVSQWRMYEDAMNKAQAVLVNFHHKLQLSSYWGDGTTSSSDGMRMQLGVSSLHADANPHYGTGKGATIYRFTSDQFSSYYTKIIHTNSRDAIHVLDGLLHHETDLSIEEHYTDTAGYTDQIFGLTHLLGFKFAPRIRDISDSKLFTIDKANEYPKLETILRGQINTKIIKENYGDVLRLAHSIREGTVSASLIIGKLGSYSRQNSLATALREMGRIEKTIFILNYISDESLRRKIQRGLNKGEAMNGLARAIFFGKQGELRERTIQHQLQRASALNIIINAISIWNTLHLTKAVEYQKNSGDINEELLHHMSPLGWEHINLLGEYRFNSEKMVSVDSLRPLKLS comes from the coding sequence ATGAAAATTGCGAGAGGTAGAGAATTACTTACACCAGAGCAGCGACAGTCTCTTATGCAAATCCCTGAAGATGAATGGGTGCTAGGAACCTACTACACTTTTTCAAAACGAGATTTAGAAATTATAAATAAACGAAGAAGAGAAGAAAACCGTTTAGGGTTCGCCGTTCAATTAGCCATTCTTCGGTATCCCGGTTGGCCATACACTCATATCAAAAGCATCTCAGATTCAGTCATATATTATATATCGAAACAAATCGGTTCTACTCCATCTTCGCTTAGTCTTTATCCTCAAAGAGAAAATACACTTTGGGATCATTTGAAAGAAATTCGTAATGAATACGACTTTGTAACTTTTACTCTAAAAGAATATCGAATGACATTTAAACACCTTCATCAATTAGCTTTGGAAAATGGTGATGCCATTCATCTACTACATAAATGCATAGATTTTCTAAGAAAAAATAAAATCATACTGCCTGCTATCACTACACTTGAAAGAATGGTGTGGGAAGCAAGAGCAATGGCTGAAAAGAAGCTATTTAATACGGTTAGTCAATCTCTATCAAATACGCAAAAAGAAAAGCTTGAAGAGATCATTACTTCGCAGTATCCATCCGAATCCAATAAAACCATATTGGGATGGTTAAAGGAACCACAGACTCATCCTTCACCTGAAACATTTCTAAAATTAATAGAACGACTTGAATATATACGGGGAATGGAATTAGAAACGGTACAAATTAGTCATTTGCATCGCAATCGTTTGTTACAGCTATCTCGCTTAGGTTCAAGATATGAGCCATATGCATTCCGTGACTTTCAAGAAAATAAACGTTATTCGATATTAACTGTCTACTTATTACATCTTACTCAGGAGTTAACGGATAAAGCTTTTGAAATTCATGATAGACAAATACTCAGTCTGTTATCAAAAGGCCGTAAGGCTCAAGAAGAAATTCAGAAACAAAACGGTAAAAAGCTGAATGAGAAGATTATACACTTTACGAACATCGGACAAGCCTTAATTAAAGCAAAACAGGAAAAATTAGATGCCTTTGAGGTTTTAGAATCCATTATTGAATGGAATTCTTTTGTCTCTTCGGTGGAAGAAGCTCAGGAGCTTGCACGTCCTGCCGACTATGATTATTTAGATTTACTTCAAAAAAGATTTTATTCACTAAGGAAATACACGCCAACGCTATTAAGAGTATTGGAATTTCATTCTACAAAGGCAAATGAGCCACTTTTACAAGCTGTAGAGATTATCCGAGGAATGAACGAATCCGGAAAGCGAAAAGTACCTGATGAATCACCTGTAGATTTTATTTCAAAACGTTGGAAAAAGCATTTATACGAGGATGATGGTACAACTATCAATCGTCATTACTATGAGATGGCTGTTTTGACAGAACTTCGAGAGCATGTTCGGGCAGGAGATGTTTCTATTGTTGGTAGTAGACAATATAGAGATTTTGAGGAATATTTATTTTCAGAAGATACATGGAATCAAACAAAGGAGAATACGAGATTATCAGTTAGTTTAACATTCGAAGATTATATGACAGAAAGAAACAACAGTCTTAATGAAAGGTTAAAGTGGATCGCTACCAATTTCAACAAATTGGATGGAGTTTCTTTTGAAAAAGGAAAGCTATCTCTTGCACGCTTGGAAAAAGATGTTCCAGAAGAAGCAAAAAAGTTTAGTGCATGCCTGTATCAGATGCTACCAAGAATAAAATTAACTGATTTACTTATGGATGTTGCTCATCTAACTGGCTTTCATGAGCAATTCACTCATGCTTCTAATAGTCGGAAACCAGATAAGGAAGAAACAATCATTATCATGGCTGCCCTTCTAGGAATGGGAATGAATATTGGATTAAGTAAGATGGCCGAAGCCACACCAGGACTTACATATAAGCAACTAGCCAATGTGTCTCAATGGCGTATGTATGAAGACGCAATGAATAAAGCTCAAGCAGTATTAGTGAATTTTCATCACAAATTACAATTATCTTCTTATTGGGGAGATGGCACAACATCTTCATCGGATGGAATGAGAATGCAGTTAGGGGTTTCATCTCTACATGCAGATGCAAATCCACATTACGGAACTGGAAAAGGAGCCACCATCTATCGATTTACGAGTGATCAATTTTCTTCCTACTACACAAAGATAATTCATACTAATTCAAGAGATGCGATTCATGTGTTGGATGGTTTATTGCATCATGAGACGGATTTATCCATAGAAGAGCATTACACAGACACGGCCGGTTATACGGACCAAATTTTCGGATTGACTCATTTATTAGGATTTAAATTTGCTCCAAGAATAAGAGATATATCAGACTCAAAATTATTTACAATAGATAAAGCAAATGAGTATCCAAAACTTGAAACCATTTTACGTGGACAAATAAATACGAAGATCATTAAAGAAAATTATGGGGATGTTTTGCGATTAGCTCATTCTATAAGGGAAGGAACAGTTTCAGCATCCCTTATTATTGGGAAACTAGGTTCATATTCAAGACAAAACAGCTTAGCTACAGCCTTACGTGAGATGGGACGAATAGAAAAAACGATCTTTATTTTGAATTACATATCGGATGAATCATTAAGAAGAAAAATACAAAGAGGATTGAATAAAGGCGAAGCCATGAATGGATTGGCAAGAGCCATTTTCTTTGGAAAACAAGGTGAGCTTAGGGAACGAACCATACAGCATCAATTGCAAAGAGCAAGTGCCTTAAATATAATCATTAATGCCATCAGTATCTGGAATACCCTGCACCTAACCAAAGCAGTTGAATATCAAAAAAATTCAGGTGATATTAATGAAGAATTATTACATCATATGTCCCCTTTAGGATGGGAGCATATCAATTTACTAGGAGAGTACCGTTTTAATTCTGAAAAAATGGTTTCGGTAGATTCTCTAAGACCACTAAAATTGTCTTAA
- a CDS encoding recombinase family protein, whose protein sequence is MIYGYARVSTQDQNLDSQIDQLTKYGVDELVEEKISGVSKQKPLLDELLSKVAPNDTLVVTRMDRLGRNTIQLLQLVEQLRERDIHFVILNLGIDTRTPTGKFFLTVMAAFSELDREMIKEKQRSGIKLAKQKGKYRGRVKKYTDKHQGMNHAIELRKTTNKTVKEICAITGISQAAFYRRLKEMEKDNG, encoded by the coding sequence ATGATTTATGGATATGCTCGAGTAAGTACACAAGATCAAAATCTAGATAGCCAGATTGATCAACTTACAAAATACGGAGTAGATGAACTTGTGGAAGAGAAAATAAGTGGCGTTTCTAAACAAAAGCCACTTTTAGATGAACTTCTTTCCAAGGTAGCTCCTAATGATACATTAGTTGTGACACGAATGGATCGTCTTGGTCGAAACACTATTCAGTTACTGCAGTTAGTTGAACAACTTAGAGAAAGAGATATACACTTTGTTATTTTAAACTTAGGAATAGATACCAGAACACCAACTGGTAAATTCTTTTTAACAGTAATGGCAGCCTTTAGTGAACTAGATCGAGAAATGATTAAAGAGAAGCAACGTTCAGGAATTAAATTGGCCAAGCAAAAGGGGAAATATCGAGGAAGAGTTAAAAAATATACAGATAAGCATCAAGGTATGAATCATGCCATTGAATTACGTAAAACTACCAATAAAACTGTAAAGGAGATATGTGCAATTACAGGAATCAGTCAGGCGGCATTTTATCGTAGGCTAAAGGAAATGGAAAAAGATAATGGATAA
- a CDS encoding sigma-70 family RNA polymerase sigma factor encodes MDIAKLVKKAKKGDDEAFEQLIDSVRQKLYRTAYAYVRNEQDTLDVYQETIYTAYISIKTLKKPEHFSSWITKILVFKSIDFIRKESRHFTTDNEEIFTELIASENVDFIMHSMDLSEAFKFLNPTVKTIILLRYYHDLSIKEIATIINYPEGTVKSHLNRAKKELRPILKEGYLYE; translated from the coding sequence ATGGATATAGCAAAATTAGTGAAAAAAGCAAAAAAGGGTGATGATGAAGCATTTGAACAACTGATTGATTCTGTTCGACAAAAGCTGTATCGAACAGCCTATGCATATGTTAGAAATGAACAAGATACTCTTGATGTCTATCAAGAAACAATTTATACAGCCTATATTTCAATAAAGACATTAAAAAAGCCTGAACATTTTTCGAGTTGGATTACAAAAATTTTAGTTTTTAAATCGATTGATTTTATTCGGAAAGAGTCTCGCCATTTTACTACAGATAATGAGGAAATCTTTACTGAATTAATCGCTTCTGAAAATGTTGATTTTATCATGCATTCGATGGATTTATCAGAAGCATTTAAATTCTTAAATCCTACTGTTAAGACCATTATTTTGTTGAGGTATTATCACGATTTGTCCATTAAGGAAATTGCCACCATCATAAATTACCCGGAAGGAACCGTGAAATCACACTTAAATAGGGCGAAAAAAGAGTTAAGACCCATTTTAAAGGAGGGCTATCTTTATGAATAA
- a CDS encoding DUF4179 domain-containing protein, translating into MNKDKFNRSIDNINVPVEKLMAREKAAIFQAKKKRKAERTTKRSILVACGLCLSLLGSGFVSTGMAEALSNVPLIGPIYKDFRDIASDKIEHDQLTTVIDKQDSKNGLTMTVKEAAYDGNRLIVTVVYTGQKELSMKEEKAGFSYITINGQQEIKPAMGSIGQDDVNSKTIIEHHQFTFSKYNEYGDNIEIEVHGKDLFGYEGKLKVAFPLEKIKGDVFEFYPEVTTQTVDEVYTLTADKVTFSPLSTRIDLTIDYPAEMDKNDSWPWFNFSVVDNNGQVYDKLKLQEGMAVGNYGHHMVLTLPPMDTIPKSFTLKPSRTNSEGFSKEIKELELVVPLNKIK; encoded by the coding sequence ATGAATAAAGACAAATTCAATCGATCCATCGACAACATAAATGTACCTGTTGAAAAGCTAATGGCTAGGGAGAAGGCGGCTATCTTTCAAGCCAAGAAAAAAAGAAAAGCCGAAAGAACCACAAAACGGTCAATCTTGGTTGCATGTGGGTTATGTCTATCTTTGCTTGGTTCTGGATTTGTTTCAACAGGCATGGCGGAAGCCTTATCAAATGTTCCCCTAATTGGTCCAATTTATAAAGATTTTAGAGACATTGCCTCAGATAAAATTGAACACGATCAACTTACGACAGTAATTGATAAACAAGATAGTAAAAACGGCTTAACAATGACTGTAAAAGAAGCAGCTTATGATGGAAACCGGTTAATCGTAACAGTTGTTTACACAGGTCAAAAAGAACTTTCGATGAAAGAAGAAAAGGCCGGATTTAGCTATATAACAATTAATGGACAACAAGAAATTAAACCAGCGATGGGTTCAATAGGGCAAGATGACGTAAACTCGAAAACAATAATTGAACATCATCAATTTACCTTTTCTAAGTATAATGAATATGGCGATAACATTGAGATTGAGGTCCATGGAAAAGATTTATTTGGCTATGAAGGTAAGTTGAAGGTGGCTTTCCCACTTGAAAAAATAAAAGGTGATGTATTTGAGTTTTATCCAGAAGTTACAACTCAAACGGTTGATGAAGTGTATACACTAACAGCCGACAAAGTAACATTCTCACCTTTATCAACAAGAATAGACCTAACGATTGATTACCCTGCCGAAATGGATAAAAACGATAGTTGGCCATGGTTTAATTTCTCTGTAGTCGATAATAATGGTCAGGTATATGATAAGCTAAAACTACAGGAAGGCATGGCTGTTGGGAACTATGGTCATCATATGGTACTGACATTGCCTCCAATGGATACCATACCAAAATCATTTACACTCAAGCCAAGTCGAACAAATAGTGAAGGATTTAGTAAAGAAATAAAGGAATTAGAATTAGTCGTTCCTTTAAATAAAATTAAATAA
- a CDS encoding aromatic amino acid transport family protein encodes MNGNTAKNIEFQADNITGKNEKYLDPKKWHKQDTTWALSLFGTAIGAGVLFLPINAGSGGLLSLLIITILAYPVMYYSHRALAKMIYASNSADEGITGTIREYFGNKASVIFNIVYFVSIYTIVLMYSVALTNTASSFIVHQLHMPEPPRAILSLILVIGLITILNFGQDITVKIMSMLVYPFIASLLFIAISLIPQWNTSMLSFSSVSTASTGMGYFGMIWMILPIIVFSFNHSPMISSFVMKQRATYGIDATDAKCAQIQKVCYIMTFVVVMFFVWSSTLSLTPDDLKVAKEQNLSILSYLANELNSPVITIAAPIIAFVAITKSFLGHYIGAYEVMRDMIIKSGKKRGKDIGEKTVKTMILTFVVLTCWYVAYTNPSILGIIDALSGPLVAAILCLLPMYAIRKVPVLAKYRGKMSNVFVIIIGILTVLASIKSLF; translated from the coding sequence ATGAATGGGAATACTGCAAAAAACATAGAATTTCAAGCTGATAATATTACAGGAAAAAATGAGAAATATCTAGACCCTAAAAAGTGGCATAAACAAGATACTACATGGGCATTGAGTCTATTTGGAACAGCAATTGGAGCAGGAGTACTCTTCTTACCTATTAATGCAGGTTCAGGCGGTTTATTATCATTGCTGATAATTACCATACTTGCATATCCTGTTATGTATTACTCACATAGGGCGCTTGCTAAAATGATATACGCTTCGAATTCTGCCGACGAGGGGATTACAGGAACAATAAGAGAGTATTTCGGTAATAAAGCAAGTGTTATTTTTAACATCGTATATTTCGTCTCAATTTATACAATCGTGCTGATGTATTCGGTTGCACTTACAAATACTGCAAGTAGTTTTATTGTGCATCAATTACATATGCCAGAGCCTCCAAGGGCCATTTTATCACTTATATTAGTAATCGGTCTTATCACTATACTGAATTTTGGTCAAGATATTACTGTAAAGATAATGAGCATGTTAGTATATCCTTTCATTGCTTCTCTACTTTTTATTGCAATATCTTTAATTCCACAATGGAATACTTCAATGCTAAGTTTTTCAAGTGTTTCTACTGCTTCAACTGGAATGGGATATTTCGGTATGATTTGGATGATACTACCAATCATTGTATTCTCGTTTAATCATTCTCCTATGATTTCGTCATTTGTTATGAAACAGAGAGCTACGTATGGAATAGACGCTACTGATGCCAAGTGTGCTCAAATACAAAAAGTTTGTTATATCATGACATTCGTTGTTGTTATGTTCTTTGTTTGGAGCAGCACTTTAAGTTTGACTCCAGATGATCTTAAAGTGGCAAAAGAACAGAACTTGTCAATCCTATCATATCTTGCTAATGAACTTAATTCGCCAGTAATCACTATTGCAGCTCCTATCATTGCGTTTGTGGCTATTACAAAATCTTTCCTTGGCCATTATATAGGAGCGTATGAGGTAATGCGTGACATGATTATCAAGTCCGGTAAAAAACGTGGGAAAGATATAGGAGAAAAAACAGTTAAGACAATGATTCTTACTTTTGTTGTACTAACATGCTGGTATGTTGCTTATACAAATCCAAGTATTCTTGGAATCATTGATGCCCTTAGCGGTCCGTTAGTAGCTGCTATATTATGTCTATTACCGATGTATGCGATTCGTAAAGTACCAGTACTAGCAAAATACAGAGGGAAAATGAGTAATGTATTTGTAATCATTATAGGAATACTTACTGTTCTAGCAAGTATTAAATCATTATTTTAA
- the sdaAA gene encoding L-serine ammonia-lyase, iron-sulfur-dependent, subunit alpha, which produces MYMAIKEIVDAANKSQKTIYELAIEQEIEQTKTSYEEVWSKMEQNLATMQNAISKSIEGDGVFSPTGLTGGDAVKIKNYRENRKTLSGDLMVLGIQCAIGVNEVNAALGAICATPTAGASGTIPGVLFSIKDTLQLSHEDMIHFLFTSALFGTIVANNACISGAYGGCQAEVGSASAMAAAAAVEAAGGTPQQSSEAFSIALQNLLGLVCDPVAGLVEIPCVKRNAIGMANALAAADIALAGVKNIINADEVIEAMYRVGRQMPRELRETGLGGIAATPTGIAIKNKIFGEKQSN; this is translated from the coding sequence ATGTATATGGCCATAAAAGAAATTGTGGATGCAGCAAATAAAAGTCAAAAGACAATTTATGAATTAGCAATTGAACAGGAAATTGAACAAACTAAAACTTCTTATGAAGAAGTTTGGAGTAAAATGGAACAAAATTTAGCGACTATGCAAAATGCTATAAGTAAAAGTATCGAGGGCGACGGTGTATTTTCTCCTACCGGTTTAACTGGAGGTGATGCTGTTAAAATTAAAAACTATCGAGAAAATAGGAAAACTCTTTCTGGAGACTTGATGGTGTTAGGGATTCAATGTGCTATCGGTGTTAATGAAGTAAATGCTGCATTAGGAGCTATTTGTGCAACGCCAACAGCAGGTGCGAGTGGGACGATTCCGGGAGTACTATTTAGTATTAAAGATACGTTGCAGTTAAGTCATGAAGATATGATACATTTTCTATTCACATCAGCATTATTTGGAACGATAGTAGCAAACAACGCTTGTATTTCAGGAGCGTATGGAGGATGTCAAGCTGAAGTAGGCAGTGCCTCAGCGATGGCGGCTGCAGCTGCGGTAGAAGCTGCAGGTGGAACGCCACAGCAATCTTCTGAAGCTTTTTCGATTGCATTACAAAATTTACTCGGTTTAGTTTGTGATCCGGTCGCTGGTTTAGTAGAAATTCCTTGTGTAAAGAGAAACGCCATTGGAATGGCAAATGCTTTAGCAGCAGCGGACATCGCATTAGCCGGCGTAAAGAATATCATCAATGCTGACGAAGTTATTGAAGCGATGTATAGAGTTGGAAGACAGATGCCTCGCGAATTAAGAGAGACAGGTTTAGGTGGAATTGCGGCTACACCTACAGGGATTGCCATTAAAAATAAAATCTTTGGGGAGAAACAATCAAATTAA